From Candidatus Nitricoxidivorans perseverans, the proteins below share one genomic window:
- a CDS encoding histidine kinase, which produces MVRLGGAIAAITLLSVLGMAVSGAVANSIQGNGEAINLAGSLRMQSWHMASLFLSRSGGDHAANLRRLDDAVATFDATLTAPPILSMLPGTGGINLDADYRKVFDGWHQRIRPRFLATAASGAGALTGASPTEALLTDLGGFVDDINLLVKRMAQGTEAKILVMQQVLGAALAVTMLVVMLTIHLIHTRLVKPLRDLLAFTVTVGQGDLSVRTGFTGEDELGRLGRAFDAMSEDLQKLYQDLEERVERKTAELTRSNRSLELLYHSITRLHGAPPGRDTYLAVLRNIEAVLGLGHGIICLGDPDGDLGQAIATTMQPGDANPCERADCVWCHGTQTPRISIADDGRQLITLPLSDAERQYGVLIVDTRTGDPPEAWQLQLLDALSRHIGVAIGAERRVEQSRRLALLEERAVIARELHDSLAQSLAYMRIQVSRLQGAMTMNQPGRGDEMAGMLMELREGLSGAYRQLRELLSTFRLKMEGEGLGAALARTVEEFAARGAVEIGLDIDLGRCPLTPNEEIHMLHVIREALSNVVNHARARLVGISVSCNGDGPMTVVVEDDGVGIRKPADMHHYGMTIMEERARTLQGDIRYQKREGGGTRVVLTFQPSGRRSIPSSKVAP; this is translated from the coding sequence ATGGTCCGTCTGGGCGGGGCCATCGCGGCCATCACCCTGCTCTCCGTGCTGGGCATGGCCGTTTCAGGCGCGGTGGCGAATTCCATCCAGGGCAACGGCGAAGCCATCAACCTCGCCGGCAGCTTGCGCATGCAGAGCTGGCACATGGCCAGCCTCTTCCTCTCTCGATCCGGCGGCGACCACGCCGCCAATCTGCGCCGGCTCGACGACGCCGTCGCAACCTTCGACGCCACCCTGACGGCCCCTCCGATCCTGTCCATGCTGCCTGGCACCGGCGGAATCAATCTGGACGCCGATTATCGAAAAGTGTTTGACGGCTGGCATCAACGCATCCGGCCGCGTTTTCTGGCCACCGCGGCGAGCGGCGCCGGCGCGCTGACCGGCGCTTCGCCGACGGAAGCCCTGCTGACGGACCTCGGCGGATTCGTCGACGACATCAACCTTCTGGTCAAGCGGATGGCGCAGGGCACCGAGGCCAAGATTCTGGTCATGCAGCAGGTGCTGGGAGCCGCGCTGGCGGTCACGATGCTGGTGGTGATGCTGACCATCCATCTCATCCACACCCGGCTCGTCAAGCCGTTGCGCGACCTTCTGGCCTTTACCGTCACCGTCGGACAGGGCGATCTCTCGGTACGCACCGGATTCACAGGCGAGGACGAACTGGGCCGGCTGGGGCGCGCCTTCGACGCCATGTCCGAGGATTTGCAAAAGCTGTACCAGGATCTGGAAGAGCGGGTGGAGCGAAAAACCGCCGAGCTGACTCGCAGCAACCGTTCCCTTGAACTGCTCTACCACTCCATCACCCGCCTGCACGGCGCCCCTCCCGGACGCGACACCTATCTGGCCGTGCTTCGCAACATCGAAGCGGTGCTGGGACTGGGCCATGGCATCATTTGCCTGGGCGACCCCGACGGTGACCTCGGCCAGGCCATCGCCACCACCATGCAGCCCGGCGACGCGAATCCCTGTGAGCGGGCGGACTGTGTTTGGTGCCACGGAACGCAAACGCCCCGCATCAGCATCGCCGATGACGGCCGGCAGTTGATTACCCTGCCGCTGTCCGACGCCGAGCGACAATACGGCGTCCTGATCGTGGATACGCGGACGGGCGATCCGCCTGAAGCTTGGCAGCTTCAACTGCTCGACGCCCTCTCCCGCCATATCGGCGTCGCCATCGGCGCCGAGCGGCGCGTCGAACAGAGCCGACGCCTGGCCCTGCTGGAGGAACGAGCGGTGATCGCCCGCGAACTGCACGATTCCCTGGCTCAATCGCTGGCCTATATGAGAATCCAGGTCAGCCGACTGCAAGGCGCCATGACCATGAATCAGCCTGGCCGTGGCGACGAGATGGCCGGCATGCTCATGGAGCTGCGCGAAGGGCTTTCCGGCGCCTATCGGCAATTACGCGAACTGCTCTCCACCTTTCGCCTGAAAATGGAGGGCGAAGGCCTGGGGGCCGCCCTGGCCCGGACGGTGGAAGAATTCGCCGCGCGGGGAGCGGTCGAGATCGGACTGGATATCGATCTCGGCCGCTGCCCACTGACACCCAATGAGGAAATCCATATGCTTCACGTTATCCGCGAAGCCCTGTCCAACGTCGTCAATCACGCCCGGGCACGCCTCGTCGGGATCAGCGTATCCTGCAACGGCGACGGCCCGATGACGGTCGTGGTGGAGGACGACGGGGTAGGCATCCGGAAGCCGGCCGATATGCATCACTACGGCATGACCATCATGGAGGAGCGCGCCCGTACCCTTCAGGGTGACATTCGCTATCAGAAACGGGAAGGCGGCGGCACCCGCGTCGTGTTGACCTTCCAGCCGTCAGGGAGACGATCCATCCCATCGAGCAAGGTGGCGCCATGA
- the thrH gene encoding bifunctional phosphoserine phosphatase/homoserine phosphotransferase ThrH yields the protein MQLVCLDLEGVLVPEIWIEFAERTGIPELRRTTRDEPDYDKLMKFRLDLLARHKLGLPDIQKVIAEMGPLPGAEEFVDWLRPRFQVVILSDTYYEFAMPLMAQLGYPTLFCHKLEADAAGRLVNYHLRMPNQKKESVKRFRELNFKVIAAGDSYNDTAMLAEAHAGILFHAPENVIREFPQFRVTDTYDELKAAVLDASAKIGDA from the coding sequence GTGCAGCTTGTTTGCCTCGACCTCGAGGGCGTCCTCGTTCCCGAAATCTGGATTGAATTCGCCGAGCGCACCGGCATTCCCGAGCTGCGCCGCACCACCCGCGACGAGCCCGACTACGACAAGCTGATGAAGTTCCGGCTCGACCTGCTGGCGCGGCACAAGCTCGGCCTGCCCGACATCCAGAAGGTGATCGCCGAAATGGGGCCGCTGCCCGGCGCGGAGGAGTTCGTCGACTGGCTGCGGCCGCGCTTCCAGGTGGTCATCCTCTCCGACACCTACTACGAGTTCGCCATGCCGCTGATGGCGCAGCTCGGCTATCCGACGCTGTTCTGCCACAAGCTCGAAGCCGATGCCGCAGGCCGGCTGGTGAACTACCATCTGCGCATGCCGAACCAGAAGAAGGAGTCGGTGAAGCGGTTCAGGGAGCTCAACTTCAAGGTCATCGCCGCCGGCGATTCCTACAACGACACCGCCATGCTGGCCGAGGCCCACGCCGGCATCCTCTTCCACGCGCCGGAGAACGTGATCCGCGAGTTTCCGCAGTTCCGGGTCACCGACACCTACGACGAGCTGAAAGCGGCCGTCCTCGACGCCTCCGCGAAGATCGGCGATGCATAG
- a CDS encoding ATP-binding protein: protein MIPRTASNTVLRLARGFPIVALTGPRQSGKTTLARAAFPGKPYVSLENPDQLAYATVDARRFLADYPDGAIIDEAQRCPELFSYLQGLVDERRRMGDFVLTGSQQFGLLSKITQSLAGRVGLVHLLPFSQSELAGAGMACASVDVALWQGAYPALYDRNLSPEDWFPNYVATYVERDVRQLLAVRELGLFQRFLKMCAARCGQLLNLSSLAADCGISHVTARQWLTVLEASYIVRLLPPYHRNFGKRLVKTPKLYFLDAGLAAWLLGIRDARAIATHAMRGALFETFVIGEFIKQRHNAGQPAELYFWRDNIGHEIDLLFESGGRLQPVEIKSGMTFSYGWLDAAKRWKALAGDTALDPWVIHGGDRSFDCDGGRGFSWRALMEKPVSG from the coding sequence ATGATCCCCCGTACCGCCTCAAACACTGTCCTGCGCCTGGCGCGCGGCTTCCCCATCGTCGCACTGACCGGGCCGCGCCAGTCGGGGAAGACGACGCTGGCGCGCGCCGCCTTTCCGGGCAAGCCCTACGTCAGCCTGGAGAATCCGGACCAGCTTGCCTACGCAACCGTGGATGCCCGGCGTTTTCTTGCTGACTATCCCGACGGCGCCATCATCGACGAGGCTCAGCGCTGCCCCGAGCTGTTCTCGTATCTACAGGGTCTGGTGGACGAGCGGCGGCGCATGGGCGACTTTGTGCTCACGGGCTCGCAGCAGTTCGGGCTTTTGTCGAAGATAACGCAGTCGCTCGCCGGCCGCGTCGGCCTCGTGCATCTGCTGCCCTTTTCCCAATCGGAGCTGGCCGGTGCCGGAATGGCGTGCGCCAGTGTCGATGTCGCACTGTGGCAGGGCGCCTATCCGGCGCTTTACGACCGCAACCTTTCGCCCGAAGACTGGTTCCCCAACTATGTCGCCACCTACGTCGAGCGCGATGTCCGCCAACTGCTCGCCGTGCGCGAGTTGGGGCTGTTTCAACGCTTCCTGAAGATGTGCGCCGCACGTTGCGGGCAACTGCTCAACCTGTCGTCGCTCGCGGCGGACTGCGGCATCAGCCATGTCACCGCTCGGCAATGGCTCACGGTGCTGGAAGCTAGCTATATCGTGCGACTGCTGCCGCCCTATCACCGCAACTTCGGCAAGCGCCTGGTCAAGACACCCAAGCTGTATTTCCTTGATGCCGGTCTGGCCGCCTGGCTGCTGGGGATTCGCGATGCCCGCGCGATTGCAACGCACGCCATGCGCGGCGCGCTGTTCGAGACTTTCGTGATCGGCGAATTCATCAAGCAGCGCCACAACGCCGGCCAACCCGCCGAGCTATATTTCTGGCGCGATAACATCGGCCACGAGATCGATCTGCTGTTCGAGTCGGGCGGTAGATTGCAGCCCGTCGAAATCAAGTCGGGGATGACTTTTTCCTACGGCTGGCTGGATGCGGCGAAACGCTGGAAGGCATTGGCCGGCGACACGGCGCTTGATCCCTGGGTCATCCACGGCGGCGACCGATCCTTCGATTGCGACGGCGGTCGCGGGTTTTCCTGGCGGGCGCTGATGGAAAAGCCGGTTTCCGGCTGA
- a CDS encoding c-type cytochrome → MKLIVAALISATALVASPAMANLDLAKKSNCMACHAVDKKMVGPAYQEVAKKYAGKADAAKMLATKVKAGGKGTWGAIPMPPNANVKDADIETLVKWILAGAK, encoded by the coding sequence ATGAAACTGATCGTTGCTGCGCTGATTTCCGCGACCGCGCTGGTCGCCTCCCCCGCCATGGCCAACCTGGATCTGGCCAAGAAGAGCAACTGCATGGCCTGCCATGCGGTCGACAAGAAGATGGTCGGTCCGGCCTACCAGGAAGTCGCCAAGAAATATGCCGGCAAGGCGGATGCCGCCAAAATGCTGGCCACCAAGGTCAAGGCCGGCGGCAAGGGCACTTGGGGCGCAATCCCGATGCCCCCCAACGCCAACGTCAAGGATGCCGATATCGAGACCCTGGTCAAGTGGATCCTCGCCGGCGCGAAGTAA
- the purU gene encoding formyltetrahydrofolate deformylase codes for MHRDRFYTLTASCPDRVGIIARVTGFMAEHRGWILESSFHADDVAGRYFMRIEVRADSLPFMLSEFRERFAPVAAELEMDWRIADSAVRKRVVVLVSKQEHCLYDLLARWQSKELDVEIPCVISNHDDFRGFVEWHGIPFHHVPVTSDNRLRAFAEITRLFEESRGDTMVLARYMQVLPPELCRAHPGRILNIHHSFLPSFMGAKPYHQAYERGVKLIGATCHYVTEELDQGPIIEQDVIRIDHSDSPGDMVRYGKDIEKTVLARGLRYHLEDRVLVHGNKTVVFR; via the coding sequence ATGCATAGGGACCGCTTCTACACCCTGACCGCCTCCTGCCCCGACCGCGTGGGCATCATCGCGCGCGTCACCGGCTTCATGGCCGAGCATCGCGGCTGGATTCTCGAGTCGAGCTTCCATGCCGACGATGTCGCCGGTCGCTACTTCATGCGCATCGAGGTGAGGGCGGACTCGCTGCCCTTCATGCTCTCCGAGTTCCGCGAGCGCTTCGCGCCGGTCGCCGCCGAACTGGAGATGGACTGGCGGATCGCCGACAGCGCGGTCAGGAAGCGCGTCGTCGTTCTCGTCTCGAAACAGGAGCACTGCCTCTACGACCTGCTGGCGCGCTGGCAATCGAAGGAGCTGGACGTCGAGATCCCCTGCGTGATCTCGAACCACGACGATTTCCGCGGCTTCGTCGAGTGGCACGGCATCCCGTTCCACCACGTGCCGGTGACGTCCGACAACAGGCTGCGGGCCTTCGCCGAGATTACGCGGCTGTTCGAGGAATCGCGCGGCGACACCATGGTGCTGGCCCGCTACATGCAGGTACTGCCGCCGGAGCTCTGCCGCGCCCACCCGGGGCGCATCCTCAACATCCACCATTCCTTCCTGCCCAGCTTCATGGGCGCGAAACCCTACCACCAGGCCTACGAGCGCGGCGTCAAGCTCATCGGCGCCACCTGCCACTACGTCACCGAGGAACTCGACCAGGGGCCGATCATCGAGCAGGACGTGATCCGCATCGACCACTCCGACTCGCCGGGCGACATGGTGCGCTACGGCAAGGACATCGAGAAGACCGTGCTGGCGCGCGGCCTGCGCTACCACCTCGAAGACCGCGTGCTTGTCCACGGCAACAAGACGGTGGTGTTCCGCTAA
- the ilvD gene encoding dihydroxy-acid dehydratase, whose product MPAYRSRTSTHGRNMAGARALWRATGMRDADFGKPIVAVANSFTQFVPGHVHLKDMGQLVAREIEAAGGVAKEFNTIAIDDGIAMGHGGMLYSLPSRDLIADSVEYMVNAHCADAMVCITNCDKITPGMMMAALRVNIPTVFVSGGPMEAGKVQWRGEARKVDLIDAMIEAADAKNTDADVAAMERSACPTCGSCSGMFTANSMNCLTEALGFALPGNGTLVATHADRKQLFLKAGRLIVDLCRRYYEKDDASALPRSIASFKAFENAMSLDIAMGGSTNTVLHLLAAAREAGVHFTMGDIDRLSRRVPCLAKVAPSTQKYHLEDVHRAGGIMGILGELDRAHLLHADVPTVHSHTLKGALEQWDIMQAHDNAVFDFFRAAPGGVPTQTAFSQDRRYPELDLDRTAGCIRDRNNAYSQDGGLAVLFGNIAEKGCIVKTAGVDDSILKFTGRARVCESQEEAVEKILSDQIVAGDVVVVRYEGPKGGPGMQEMLYPTSYLKSKGLGKACALLTDGRFSGGTSGLSIGHASPEAAAGGVIGLVEENDAIEIDIPGRRIHLAVEESVLAARRAAMEAKGATAWKPASRRRIVSAALQAYAAMTTSADTGAVRDVSQLGR is encoded by the coding sequence ATGCCCGCCTATCGTTCACGCACCTCGACCCACGGCCGCAACATGGCCGGCGCGCGCGCGCTGTGGCGCGCCACCGGCATGAGGGACGCCGACTTCGGCAAGCCCATCGTCGCGGTGGCCAATTCCTTCACCCAGTTCGTGCCGGGCCACGTGCACCTCAAGGATATGGGGCAGCTGGTGGCGCGCGAGATCGAGGCGGCGGGCGGCGTGGCGAAGGAATTCAACACCATCGCCATCGACGACGGCATCGCCATGGGCCACGGCGGCATGCTCTACTCGCTGCCCAGCCGCGACCTGATCGCCGACTCGGTCGAGTACATGGTCAATGCTCATTGCGCCGACGCGATGGTGTGCATCACCAACTGCGACAAGATCACGCCGGGCATGATGATGGCGGCGCTGCGCGTGAACATCCCCACCGTGTTCGTCTCCGGCGGGCCGATGGAGGCGGGCAAGGTGCAATGGCGCGGCGAGGCCCGCAAGGTCGATCTCATCGACGCCATGATCGAGGCCGCGGACGCGAAGAACACCGACGCCGACGTGGCCGCGATGGAGCGTTCCGCCTGCCCGACCTGCGGTTCCTGCTCCGGCATGTTTACCGCCAATTCGATGAACTGCCTGACCGAGGCGCTCGGCTTCGCCCTGCCCGGCAACGGCACGCTGGTGGCGACCCACGCGGATCGAAAGCAGCTCTTCCTCAAGGCCGGTCGGCTGATCGTCGATCTGTGCAGGCGGTACTACGAAAAGGACGACGCCTCGGCGCTGCCGAGGAGCATCGCCTCCTTCAAGGCCTTCGAGAACGCCATGAGCCTCGACATCGCGATGGGCGGCTCGACCAACACCGTGCTGCATCTGCTGGCCGCCGCGCGGGAGGCGGGCGTGCATTTCACGATGGGCGACATCGACCGCCTGTCCCGGCGCGTGCCCTGCCTGGCCAAGGTGGCGCCGTCGACGCAGAAATACCATCTGGAGGACGTGCATCGCGCCGGCGGCATCATGGGCATCCTGGGCGAGCTCGACCGCGCGCACCTCCTCCATGCCGACGTGCCGACCGTGCATTCGCATACCCTCAAGGGCGCGCTGGAGCAGTGGGACATCATGCAGGCGCACGACAACGCCGTGTTCGACTTCTTCCGAGCCGCGCCCGGCGGCGTGCCGACGCAGACGGCCTTCTCGCAGGACCGGCGCTATCCGGAGCTCGACCTCGACCGCACGGCCGGCTGTATCCGCGACAGGAACAATGCCTACAGCCAGGACGGCGGGCTCGCCGTGCTGTTCGGCAACATCGCCGAGAAGGGCTGCATCGTCAAGACGGCGGGCGTCGACGATTCGATTCTCAAATTCACGGGCCGCGCGCGCGTGTGCGAGTCGCAGGAGGAGGCCGTCGAGAAAATCCTTTCCGACCAGATCGTCGCCGGCGACGTCGTCGTGGTGCGCTATGAAGGGCCGAAAGGCGGCCCCGGCATGCAGGAGATGCTCTACCCGACCTCGTATCTCAAGTCGAAGGGGCTGGGCAAGGCCTGCGCGCTCTTGACCGACGGGCGCTTCTCCGGCGGCACCTCCGGCCTGTCGATCGGCCACGCCTCGCCGGAAGCCGCGGCGGGCGGCGTCATCGGCCTTGTCGAGGAAAATGATGCCATCGAGATCGACATCCCCGGCCGGCGCATCCACCTGGCCGTGGAAGAGTCGGTACTCGCGGCACGGCGCGCGGCGATGGAAGCGAAAGGCGCCACCGCATGGAAGCCCGCCAGCCGCCGGCGCATCGTTTCCGCCGCCCTGCAGGCCTACGCCGCCATGACCACCAGCGCCGACACCGGCGCGGTACGCGACGTTTCGCAACTCGGGAGGTGA
- the narL gene encoding two-component system response regulator NarL produces MIVDRPQRLLIIDDHPLFRRGVHQLITPEPEFDIVGEASSGHEGIDLARRLTPDMILLDLNMKDMNGIEALKAIKANDGDVRVVMLTVSDEAADLIAALQSGADGYLLKEMEPEHLLLKLKEAAAGQMPLSERLTILLAHSLRNGARPKDPDQAGLTDQERRIIELIADGRSNKLIARELNIAEGTVKVHVKHLLRKLNLRSRVEAAVWAVAQRRP; encoded by the coding sequence ATGATCGTTGACCGGCCACAGCGCCTGCTCATCATCGACGATCACCCCCTGTTTCGCAGGGGCGTGCATCAATTGATCACGCCGGAACCGGAATTCGACATCGTCGGCGAGGCCTCGTCGGGCCACGAGGGTATCGATCTCGCGCGCCGGCTGACGCCGGACATGATCTTGCTCGACCTCAACATGAAAGACATGAACGGCATCGAGGCGCTCAAGGCCATCAAGGCCAACGACGGCGATGTCCGGGTGGTCATGCTTACCGTTTCGGATGAGGCCGCCGACCTGATCGCGGCCCTCCAGTCCGGCGCCGACGGCTATCTGCTTAAGGAAATGGAACCTGAACACCTGCTCTTGAAGCTCAAGGAAGCCGCCGCCGGGCAGATGCCGCTCTCCGAGCGCCTGACCATTTTGCTGGCTCATTCACTGCGGAATGGTGCCCGACCGAAAGACCCCGATCAGGCGGGCCTCACCGACCAGGAACGGCGCATCATAGAATTGATCGCCGACGGCAGGAGCAACAAGCTGATCGCCCGCGAACTGAACATCGCCGAGGGCACGGTCAAGGTGCATGTCAAGCACCTGCTGCGCAAGCTCAACCTGCGGTCAAGGGTGGAAGCGGCCGTCTGGGCGGTGGCGCAGCGTCGGCCGTGA
- a CDS encoding DNA methyltransferase has translation MGAIERQQSQTIASNYQTDAPVVLFPDDCLRLLGQMPDGSARLVVTSPPYNLGKSYERKGDLDKYLAWQDLVIGECIRVLHPEGSICWQVGNYVHNGEIASRPSMPLDAKQKLVAKYE, from the coding sequence ATGGGCGCGATTGAGAGGCAGCAGAGCCAAACTATCGCTTCCAATTACCAGACGGATGCGCCGGTGGTTTTGTTTCCGGATGACTGTCTTAGACTTCTGGGACAAATGCCAGACGGGAGCGCTCGCCTCGTGGTTACTTCGCCGCCATACAATCTTGGCAAGTCCTATGAGCGAAAAGGAGACTTGGACAAATACCTGGCTTGGCAGGATCTGGTCATTGGAGAGTGCATTCGCGTCTTGCATCCGGAGGGGAGCATTTGCTGGCAAGTCGGTAACTATGTGCATAACGGAGAAATCGCATCAAGGCCGTCGATGCCGCTCGATGCAAAACAAAAGTTAGTCGCGAAGTACGAATGA
- a CDS encoding ATP-binding cassette domain-containing protein yields MILLRNLAFARGADRLVEGASCQIHPGWKVGLVGANGCGKSSFFALLRGELHAESGDLERPPGWVVAHVAQDTPALPDAALEFTLDGDAGLRQVERDLARAEAAHDGLRIAELHGRLDEIGGYAARARAAELLHGLGFSDADLARPVAAFSGGWRVRLNLARALMCRSDLLLLDEPTNHLDLDAVLWLEGWLRAYGGTLVMISHDRDFLDAVVGHTLHIENRRMTLYAGNYTTFERTRGERLAAQQSMFEKQQREIAHLHAFVDRFRAKATKARQAQSRLKALARMEEIAAAHVDTPFTFRFRDAAGLSDPLLALEHAAAGYGDTRVLADVTLTLRPGARLGLLGRNGAGKSTLVKLLVGELAPLAGKRVAGRHLAVGYFAQHQVEQLRPDESPLQHLVRQEPATREQELRDYLGGFDFRGEMVGAPCGRFSGGEKARLVLALLIRRRPNLLLLDEPTNHLDLEMREALTLALQETEAGVVLVSHDRHLLRTTCDELWLVADGTAAPFDGDLDDYAAWLAARRAAADPAAAPDRTARREARLAVEAAKKSAQAARRPLAREAEKLEKQIAGWQGEKEALDAQLADPAFYASPDRERMDNLLKRQAELAKAIDGAEHRWLEIHDDLEQLSGAPRS; encoded by the coding sequence ATGATCCTCCTGCGCAACCTCGCCTTCGCCCGCGGCGCCGACCGGCTCGTCGAGGGCGCCTCCTGCCAGATCCATCCCGGCTGGAAGGTGGGCCTCGTCGGCGCCAACGGCTGCGGGAAATCCTCCTTCTTCGCCCTGCTGCGCGGCGAGCTCCATGCCGAATCCGGCGACCTGGAGCGGCCGCCCGGCTGGGTCGTCGCCCATGTCGCGCAGGACACACCCGCCCTGCCGGACGCGGCGCTCGAATTCACGCTCGACGGCGACGCCGGACTGAGGCAGGTCGAGCGCGATCTGGCGCGGGCCGAGGCGGCCCACGACGGCCTGCGCATCGCGGAATTGCATGGTCGCCTCGACGAGATCGGCGGCTACGCGGCGCGCGCCCGCGCCGCCGAACTGCTGCACGGCCTCGGCTTTTCGGACGCCGATCTTGCGCGGCCCGTCGCCGCGTTTTCCGGCGGCTGGCGCGTGCGGCTGAACCTGGCCCGCGCCCTGATGTGCCGGTCCGACCTGCTGCTGCTCGATGAGCCCACCAACCACCTCGACCTCGACGCCGTGCTCTGGCTCGAAGGCTGGCTGCGCGCCTACGGCGGCACGCTGGTGATGATTTCGCACGATCGCGATTTCCTCGATGCCGTGGTCGGCCACACGCTGCATATCGAGAACCGCCGCATGACGCTCTACGCGGGCAACTATACGACCTTCGAGCGCACGCGCGGCGAGCGGCTGGCGGCGCAGCAGTCCATGTTCGAGAAGCAGCAGCGGGAGATCGCCCACCTGCACGCCTTCGTGGACCGCTTCCGCGCCAAGGCCACCAAGGCGCGCCAGGCGCAGAGCCGGCTGAAGGCGCTCGCGCGCATGGAGGAGATCGCCGCCGCCCACGTCGACACGCCCTTCACCTTTCGATTCCGCGACGCGGCCGGCTTGTCCGATCCGCTGCTGGCGCTGGAGCATGCCGCCGCCGGCTATGGCGACACGCGAGTGCTGGCGGACGTGACGCTCACCCTGCGGCCGGGCGCGCGCTTGGGCCTGCTGGGCAGGAACGGCGCCGGCAAGTCGACGCTGGTGAAGCTGCTGGTCGGCGAGCTGGCCCCGCTGGCCGGAAAGCGCGTCGCCGGCCGGCATCTCGCCGTCGGCTATTTCGCCCAGCACCAGGTCGAGCAGTTGCGGCCCGACGAGTCGCCGCTCCAGCACCTCGTGCGCCAGGAGCCCGCCACGCGCGAGCAGGAGTTGCGCGACTACCTGGGCGGCTTCGATTTCCGGGGCGAGATGGTCGGCGCGCCCTGCGGGCGTTTTTCGGGCGGCGAAAAGGCGCGCCTCGTGCTGGCCCTGCTGATCCGGCGGCGCCCCAACCTGCTGCTGCTCGACGAGCCCACCAACCACCTCGACCTGGAGATGCGCGAGGCCCTGACGCTGGCCCTTCAGGAAACCGAGGCCGGCGTCGTGCTGGTGTCGCATGACCGCCACCTGCTGCGGACCACCTGCGACGAGCTGTGGCTGGTGGCCGACGGGACGGCGGCGCCCTTCGACGGCGACCTCGACGACTACGCGGCCTGGCTGGCGGCGCGCCGCGCCGCGGCGGACCCCGCCGCCGCGCCCGACCGCACCGCGCGCAGGGAGGCGCGCCTTGCCGTCGAGGCCGCGAAAAAGTCGGCGCAGGCGGCACGGCGCCCGCTGGCCCGGGAGGCCGAGAAGCTCGAAAAGCAGATCGCCGGCTGGCAGGGGGAAAAAGAGGCGCTGGACGCGCAACTGGCCGATCCCGCCTTTTACGCCTCGCCCGACCGGGAACGGATGGACAACCTGCTGAAGCGGCAGGCAGAATTGGCGAAGGCCATCGATGGCGCCGAGCATCGATGGCTGGAAATCCACGACGATCTGGAACAATTGTCCGGAGCACCCCGATCATGA